Genomic DNA from Halorussus rarus:
GTTCAAGATGAACCTGAACTGATCTCGGCTCGCATTTTGAACGAGGACGCGAGTTGGATCTTTTCGTCGAGGACGGTACCAGTACGGACGGTTCGAGAACGTGCTCGTGTCATTAAGCCCATATTCAATTACACCGTCTCGAAGGTACTCTCGCACGGCCGAGTACCCGTTCTCGATATCGGATCGCTCGGGCGCTTCTCTATTTGCCCCCTTCGAGAACTGGTGTTTGAAGTCCGCGATCGTATTCGGGACTCGGGGTATTTGATCAGGATCCAGAAGCCAGACGTCTTTCCCGTTCGCGCGTGCTTCTTGCCAGTTGAACTCTTGGTAGTCGTATCCGTCTATCTGACTCGGCTTACGGACGATCCGTGACAGGTGGCGTTCGTCAAGGTCGTTCTCCTCAACCTCCTGTTTTGACAAGCAGAAGAGATTGACTTCGCCTGTGGTTGGACCACGGTGGATGGTGAGGAACTTCCCAAGTTGTGGGAGGTGGCTCGTGTCGATCTCGACGGGGTCGAACAGTACCTGCCAGTTCTTCTTGGGGCGAAGGTCCGTCTGTGGAACACGATTGATGAAGCCCCAGTCAGTTGAACCCGGCTCACCGTTTTCGACTGCCTCACGGATCATCTTCGACTCGACTTTCTCGTCGACACGAATGAAGTGCGTCTCGCCAGCTGTCTCACCCTCGGGTTTCGCTTCTAAGAACGTGAGCAGAGCAGTCGTGTCGGCATTGTCGAAGACACAGTAGCTCTCCGGGTTGAATTGTACGAACGCTTTGATTGTGTAGTTGTCGAGGAGGAACTGCTTTAGCGACTCCCCGTATCGATTGCTGAGGAAGCTTTGCGGGGTGATGAAGGCTGCACGATCACCTGGCGACAGGAAGGCACGTGAATGGTAAATAAAGTAGGCATGGAGGGGTGATCGAGCGCTTATTTCGATCCCTGTAGCCTCCTCCAGTTGCGTGTTAGTCCGTTCTTTGTACCAGTCCTGGAGTGCATCCCCCTTCGTGTACGGCGGGTTACAGACGATTGCATCAACATCCTGTTGTAGATCCGCAGGTCGGAGATTGAGAAAATCAGTTTCATTCAACTCATGCGGTTGCCCGGACAAGGTCAGCGCAGTGCTTCCCATGAGGAGTGCGAGTTGGCTCCGGTCGATCCCGTTAATGCGCGCTGGATCGGTACTCAGACGCCAGTCCGGGTGAAATGGACTAGACAGGACGCCGGCTCCCATCCCAGGATCCATGACGGTATCATCGCTTTCCCCTGCCCATGACTGCATTAACTGACCAATGTCAGGTGGTGTCCTGAACTGGCTGAGCACCTGTCGGCATTCCTTCGGAGTTACTGCCTCGTAGAGTCGTCCGATGTCTTCCGCGGGTTGCGTGGACGCAAGCAACCGATCTCGATTCTCGTCGATGACCTCCATCTCCGATTCATCGACATGGAGAAGGAAATAATCCAACACGCACTCTCCGAAACCTGGATTCGCCCCAACCTCTGCAACACTTTGAATTATCTCCCAAGTATCGGCAGGGAACTCCGGCAACTCACCACGTCGATGATGCCACTCATACACGGTGGCCTTTAGCAACCGGGTCAAGACGGCCTGGCGGGCGACGAGGCGTCTCCTAGCACTGGTAGTCGCATCATTCAACCCATGAGACAGACACCATGTATCGACTCGCCCGTGGAGTGAGTCTGGGATCTCAGCGAAGGCTGGTGCGAGTCGATCAGCTACCGTTGTGATGATCTCGGCGAGGCGGTCGGTGTCAACTGACCGGCTGAACTCGGGTATCCCGTGATCCTTATCTACCCACTGATGATCAGGCGCAGCAGGAGTTATCGGTGATATATCTGCCATTTCCGCCTTACTCAGGGCCAATTCCAGATCTACTGGAGTGTCTGTACGGCAGCGTCGAAGGTTCGTTTCATCTAACATCGGGGTAGCCTGCCATCATGAATCTGGCAGTTATAAACCCTCGCCCCCTGAGTCCGAGATTCTAACGCTACAGGCCGTTAGAAGCCAAATTCGGACTCACAGCGTGGACACCCAACTGACAGCACGACCATATCGCCAATAAGGGCAATTGAGTACCCCGATTGCCAAGAGTCAGCGGCGAATCAATGGTGAACCACCGCGCGCGCAGGCCGATATGGAAGGGAGTTCATCAATGAATTTTTTGTAATCCCAGTATAGCGCGAAGGCTTTCCAAAGACACGACAGAGGCAAGCCGAGAACCGCTCCTGAGATAGTTAGCCGGCCAGTCAAAGAATTTCCCATAGATTGGTGTCGGAGTACCCAATCGTCATTCGGTGCCAACCCAACGAGATTGATTTCCTCTTCCCCGTGCCCCCAGCGGCCGACTTCCGAGTACGGATCGATCATGCCAAATCGAATCCCTCGCAGGCGGCTTCTTGTCACACATCCCCCGAACGTGGTTACAACGTGCGTCGAGAGACTTCGCGTGGTGTCAATATTTACTCCTCGAACCCTGGGCCAACGGTAAACGAGTCTGGTGCGCAGGGCAGTTGGTTGTGTTGACACCATTGACAGTGCTCGCCCGCAGTGTACCGACTGAACGAGAACTCAGCAATGCGGTTCATCGACGTCGTCACGTCATCTCTGACTGCTTCCAGGTCACTATCGCTGAATGTTCGGGATTCAACTTTTGGACCGATGTCTCCGACATAGGCGTATCCCGCACGTGCTACAGGTCTATCGTACAGGTCGCGGCACGCTAACAGGTAGATTGGGAGTTGTTTGTCGTCCTGTAGGTCGCGGTGGCGTTCGGTCGCCTTGTAGTCGATGACGACCAGTTCGTCGTCAGGCGTCCGGTAGATGGCGTCAATGTAGCCGACGAGTTCGTGCCCATCGATATCGAGTTCGAATTCTCGCTCCGCGTCGATGATCTCGTAACTGTGGAGATCTAACTCGAAGTACCGGTCGATGCATTGTTTTGCCGCCGGGAGCGCGTCCTCAGAGCGGCGCTGGCTGGCGAGTCGCTCGCAGATCTCGTACCACTCTTCACGGCGTTTCACATCTTGATTCGCAGCTTGCTCGGCGGTGTCGTGGAACAACAACCCGATTGTACGTTGCGACACGCCACCACCGGCGTCGCTTGTGGTCTCTTGGTAATCGGGGAACGCGTTGATCACGTACTCCAAGTAGTGACTCCGCGGGCAGTCCTCGTAGGCCGCCAGTGACGTGTAGCTGTGAGAGAGCGAGGGCGACGGTGTCGACGGGCCAGTCAGCGACGTAACTTGGAGGGCCTCCCGCTCAGTTACTGGTGAGAGATTCCCGTCGAGGGTGGCCGTTGCAAGGTTTAGCACGCGGTCACGTGCAATCTCAACGGCGAGCTCCTCCCCACCGTGCCTGACGGTCCCGCCGATATTTCCGACAGTCTCGCTGGCCAGCGTGTTCGTCCAGTCTACTGCGTCGTCCGGGAGACACTCTTGAACATCAGTCCAGAGCGGAAGATGCCCTCGCTCTGGCTGCCATGGGATTCGAGGTGGGAGAATCTCGCCGACCACTTCCGAAACCGAATCCTCGTCCGCAGCATCGTCGCCTTCCTCGCGGCCACCCTGCAGGA
This window encodes:
- a CDS encoding Eco57I restriction-modification methylase domain-containing protein; its protein translation is MADISPITPAAPDHQWVDKDHGIPEFSRSVDTDRLAEIITTVADRLAPAFAEIPDSLHGRVDTWCLSHGLNDATTSARRRLVARQAVLTRLLKATVYEWHHRRGELPEFPADTWEIIQSVAEVGANPGFGECVLDYFLLHVDESEMEVIDENRDRLLASTQPAEDIGRLYEAVTPKECRQVLSQFRTPPDIGQLMQSWAGESDDTVMDPGMGAGVLSSPFHPDWRLSTDPARINGIDRSQLALLMGSTALTLSGQPHELNETDFLNLRPADLQQDVDAIVCNPPYTKGDALQDWYKERTNTQLEEATGIEISARSPLHAYFIYHSRAFLSPGDRAAFITPQSFLSNRYGESLKQFLLDNYTIKAFVQFNPESYCVFDNADTTALLTFLEAKPEGETAGETHFIRVDEKVESKMIREAVENGEPGSTDWGFINRVPQTDLRPKKNWQVLFDPVEIDTSHLPQLGKFLTIHRGPTTGEVNLFCLSKQEVEENDLDERHLSRIVRKPSQIDGYDYQEFNWQEARANGKDVWLLDPDQIPRVPNTIADFKHQFSKGANREAPERSDIENGYSAVREYLRDGVIEYGLNDTSTFSNRPYWYRPRRKDPTRVLVQNASRDQFRFILNETDVRNTNACYGFYDITLSETELKALLAYLNSDIFDEVVRKYKQTRDGGLDKIEPNQLEQVPVINPPEMRDETVNTLAELFDELRQTARNNSNCNPVLDRIHVILQQEL